The following is a genomic window from Micrococcus cohnii.
TGCAGTTGGACGACGAGGTGACGCTCGAGGTGGTCGAGGGAGTCTGGGCCGCGAGCGTCGAGGGTGAGGGTGCTGAGTCGTTGCCGACCGACGGCTCACACCTGATCCTGCGCCTGGCGCGGGAACACCTGGCCGCGCGCGGCGTCACCGTCCCGGGGCTGACTCTGCACGCCGTCAACCGGATCCCGCACGCTCGCGGGCTGGGTTCGTCCGCGGCGGCCGTCGTCGCCGCGATCGCCGGGGCGGAGGCGCTGCTGGACCCCGAGGACCGGCTCGACGCCGACGGCCTGCTCGGGGTCTGTTCCGCGCTGGAAGGGCACCCGGACAATGTGGCCCCGGCCCTGCGCGGCGGCGCGACCGTCAGCTGGAGCCGCGGAGGCGACGCCGCCGGCGAGGTCGGCACGGCGGAACTCTCCCTGCATCCCGGGGTCGTCCCGGTGGTGGCGGTGCCGGACGTCGAGGTCTCGACGCACGCCGTGCGCGCGCTGCTGCCGACGAGCGTGCCGCACGCCGAGGCCGCGGCCCAGGCCGGACGCGCCGCGCTGTTGGTGCACGCCCTGTCCCGGGAGCCACGGCTGCTGGCCGAGGCGACCGTCGATCTGCTCCACCAGGGTCCACGGTCCTCAGCGATGCCAGAGACGGCCGCGCTGATCACGCGCCTGCGCGCGGCCGGCCACGCGGCGGTGGTGTCGGGAGCGGGGCCGAGCGTGCTGGTCCTCGCACCGGGGGAGCGGGCCGCGACCACCGCCGCCGAGTATGTGCGTGAGTTGTACGCCGACTCGAGCTGCGGCTGGCGTGTGCAGGTCACGGGCATCGCGCGCGGTGGTGCTAGGGTGGAGCACGTCCGCCACGGCTGAGCGAGACTACGTCTCGCCCTGTTTCCCACGGTTTTCCGCACTGCCTGTTCGTCTCGGACCCGTTCGCGCGTCAGGCATGTCGAGTGGTGAAAGACCCCGGACGGAATCCTCTTGACACCCCGGTTTTCAGGGGCGCCGCTGCGCGCTCCGGCCGGATGCACACCCACGGCCCGCAACACCGCACGATGACGCGGTCGGGCTGCCGACGAGGGAGAAGGAAACCTTCGTGACCGAATCCATGGAACAGACCGAGCCGAACACCGGCGGCGGCCTGGCCTCGCTCAAGCTCGCCCAGCTTCAGGCCCTGGCCTCGCAGCTGGGCATCACCGGCGGCTCGCGCATGCGCAAGTCCGATCTTGTGGCCGCCATCACCGCCCACCAGCGCGGCGGTGCCGTCGCCGACCGTGAGGCGAAGAAGGCCGAGGCCGCTGCGCCGCAGCCCGAGCAGGCTGAGAAGGCCGAGCGTCCGGCCCGCCGTTCGCGTCGTGCCGAGTCCTCCGGCCAGCCGGAGCCAGCCACAGCCACCGACTCGCCGTCGACGACCGACGCCGCTGCCGGCGCTGAGAGCACCGCAGCGCAGGCTCCGGCCGATCAGCAGGTCAATGATCGCCGCTCCGATCGGTCCGAGTCGCAGCAGCGGCACGGTGACGCCGAGAAGCCCGGTTCGGACGAGAGCGACAACGACGGCGGCCGTGAGGGCCGCGGTCGCGGTCGGCGCCGCAACCGCGACCGCGATGAGAAGGGCGAGCGGAACGAACGCCACGACCGTCATGACCGGGACGAGAAGCCCGGACGCGACGAGAAGGGCGAGCGGAACGACCGCCATGACCGGGACGAGAAGTCCGGTCGCGGCGACAAGAACGAGCGCCGTCGTGACGACCGTGAGGGCAAGCGGGGCGACGACGACCAGCGCGGCGGCCGCGGGCGCAACCGCGACCGCGACGAGGAGCGACGGGGGCGTCGGGGGCGCAACCGCAATGAGCGCGGCCGGAACCGTCGTGGCCGCGGCGGCCCCGAGGTGGACGACACGGAGCTGCGCGAGGACGACGTGCTGCAGCCGGTTGCGGGCATCCTCGACGTGCTCGACAACTACGCGTTCGTTCGGACGTCCGGCTACCTGCCGGGGCAGAACGACGTGTACGTGTCGCTGTCGATGGTCAAGAAGTACGGGCTGCGCAAGGGCGACGCGGTCGTCGGTGCGATCCGCGCCCCCCGCGAGGGCGAGAAGCCGAACAACGGGGGCGGCAACCGGCAGAAGTTCAACGCGCTGGTGAAGCTCTCGGCCGTCAACGGCCAGCCGGCCGTCGAGCACCCCGAGCGCGTCGAGTTCTCCAAGCTCGTGCCGCTGTACCCGAACGAGCGCCTGCGCCTGGAGACCGACCACAAGCTCACCGGCCCCCGCGTGATCGACCTGGTCAGCCCGATCGGCAAGGGCCAGCGCGGCCTGATCGTCTCCCCGCCCAAGGCCGGCAAGACGATGGTGCTGCAGTCGATCGCCAACGCGATCACGCAGAACAACCCCGAGGTGCACCTGATGATGGTGCTCGTCGACGAACGCCCGGAGGAGGTCACCGACATGCAGCGCTCGGTGGCCGGTGAGGTCATCGCCTCGACCTTCGACCGTCCCGCCGACGACCACACGACGGTGGCCGAGCTCGCGATCGAGCGTGCCAAGCGCCTCGTGGAGATGGGGCGCGACGTCGTCGTCCTGCTGGACTCGATGACCCGGCTGGGCCGCGCGTACAACCTGTCCGCGCCCGCCTCGGGCCGCATCCTCTCCGGCGGTGTGGATTCCTCGGCGCTGTACCCGCCGAAGAAGTTCTTCGGGGCGGCCCGGAACATCGAGAACGGCGGCTCGCTGACCATCCTGGCGACCGCCCTCGTCGAGACCGGATCGCGCATGGACGAGGTGATCTTCGAGGAGTTCAAGGGCACCGGCAACATGGAGCTGCGCCTGTCGCGTCAGCTCGCCGAGCGCCGCATCTTCCCGGCCGTCGACGTCAACGCCTCGGGCACGCGCCGCGAGGAGGCGCTGCTGTCCCAGGACGAGATCAAGATCATGTGGAAGCTGCGTCGCGTGCTCTCCGGTCTGGACACGCAGCAGGCGCTCGAGCTGCTCACGAACAAGATCAAGGACACCGCGTCCAACGCGGAGTTCCTCATGCTGGTCTCCAAGACCACGCTGGGCGCCAAGGGCGAGGACTAGTCACCCGCTCCACGGCCCCGGTCACCTCGTTCTGCGAGGCGGCCGGGGCCGACGTCGTCTCCCGCCGCCGACCGTGCGTGCGCGCACCGCGGCCGCCCGCCCCGTTGGAAGGAACCGCCCGTGTTCGACTCCGTCGACCCCCTGCTCGCCGAGCACCGTGAGCTCACCGAGCGTCTCGCCGATCCGGCCGTGCATCAAGACCCGGCGCTGGCGCGGCGTCTCGGGCGCCGGTACGCCGAGCTCGGGGCGGTCGTCGCGGCGCACCGGGACTGGGCGACCGCCCGGACCGACCTGGCCGACGCTCGCGAACTCGCCCAGGAGCCGGGTGAGGACGCGGCGGTGTTCGCCGCCGAGCTGCCCGGCCTGCAGGAGCGGCACGACACGGCGGCCGAGCGGCTGCGCCGCGTGCTCATCCCGCGGGATCCGGACGACGGACGCGACGTGATCATCGAGGTCAAGGCCGGCGAGGGCGGTGCAGAGGCCGCGCTGTTCGCCGCTGACCTGGTGCGCATGTACCTGCGCTTCGCCGAATCGCGCTCCTGGAGCACGCAGGTGCTCTCGTCGACGGACTCCGAGCTGGGCGGGTACAAGGACGTGCAGGTAGCGGTGCGCGGCTCGTCCTCCGACCCGGCCGAGGGCGTGTTCGCCGCCCTGAAGTTCGAGGGCGGCGTGCACCGGGTGCAGCGCGTGCCGGCGACCGAGTCGCAGGGGCGCATCCACACCTCCGCGGCCGGCGTGCTCGTCTTCCCCGAGGCCGATGCACCCGAGGAGATCCAGATCGACCCGAACGAGGTGAAGGTCGACGTGTTCCGCTCCTCCGGCCCCGGCGGACAGTCGGTGAACACCACCGACTCCGCGGTGCGTCTGACGCACGTGCCCACCGGCATCGTCGTGTCGATGCAGAACGAGAAGTCGCAGATCCAGAACCGCGAGGCGGCGATGCGCGTGCTGCGCTCGCGTCTGCTGGACCTGCAGCGCCGCGAGCGGGAGGAGGCCGAGTCCGCGGCTCGGCACTCCCAGGTGCGCACCCTGGATCGGTCCGAGCGCGTGCGCACCTACAACTTCGGTGAGAACCGCATCGTCGACCACCGGTCCGGGTACAAGGCGTACAACCTCGACGCGGTCCTCGACGGCGCCCTCGATCCGGTCATCGAATCGCTGCAGGCCATGGACGAGGCCGAGCGCCTGGCCGCTGTGGGGCAGCAGAGCCGGGCCGAGCAGAGCGAGCCGACCGAGCGGTGCGGAGCCCGCCGGTGAGCGGCACTCCCGACTGGTCCCGGGCCGTGCGCTCGGCGACCACCCGGCTGGCCGCCGCGGGCGTGTCGAGCCCGCGCGTGGACGCCGAACTGCTCGCCGCGCA
Proteins encoded in this region:
- the thrB gene encoding homoserine kinase, coding for MSRPLTPGERRLPVGRAVRVHVPATSANLGPGFDSMGLALQLDDEVTLEVVEGVWAASVEGEGAESLPTDGSHLILRLAREHLAARGVTVPGLTLHAVNRIPHARGLGSSAAAVVAAIAGAEALLDPEDRLDADGLLGVCSALEGHPDNVAPALRGGATVSWSRGGDAAGEVGTAELSLHPGVVPVVAVPDVEVSTHAVRALLPTSVPHAEAAAQAGRAALLVHALSREPRLLAEATVDLLHQGPRSSAMPETAALITRLRAAGHAAVVSGAGPSVLVLAPGERAATTAAEYVRELYADSSCGWRVQVTGIARGGARVEHVRHG
- the rho gene encoding transcription termination factor Rho; the encoded protein is MEQTEPNTGGGLASLKLAQLQALASQLGITGGSRMRKSDLVAAITAHQRGGAVADREAKKAEAAAPQPEQAEKAERPARRSRRAESSGQPEPATATDSPSTTDAAAGAESTAAQAPADQQVNDRRSDRSESQQRHGDAEKPGSDESDNDGGREGRGRGRRRNRDRDEKGERNERHDRHDRDEKPGRDEKGERNDRHDRDEKSGRGDKNERRRDDREGKRGDDDQRGGRGRNRDRDEERRGRRGRNRNERGRNRRGRGGPEVDDTELREDDVLQPVAGILDVLDNYAFVRTSGYLPGQNDVYVSLSMVKKYGLRKGDAVVGAIRAPREGEKPNNGGGNRQKFNALVKLSAVNGQPAVEHPERVEFSKLVPLYPNERLRLETDHKLTGPRVIDLVSPIGKGQRGLIVSPPKAGKTMVLQSIANAITQNNPEVHLMMVLVDERPEEVTDMQRSVAGEVIASTFDRPADDHTTVAELAIERAKRLVEMGRDVVVLLDSMTRLGRAYNLSAPASGRILSGGVDSSALYPPKKFFGAARNIENGGSLTILATALVETGSRMDEVIFEEFKGTGNMELRLSRQLAERRIFPAVDVNASGTRREEALLSQDEIKIMWKLRRVLSGLDTQQALELLTNKIKDTASNAEFLMLVSKTTLGAKGED
- the prfA gene encoding peptide chain release factor 1; translated protein: MFDSVDPLLAEHRELTERLADPAVHQDPALARRLGRRYAELGAVVAAHRDWATARTDLADARELAQEPGEDAAVFAAELPGLQERHDTAAERLRRVLIPRDPDDGRDVIIEVKAGEGGAEAALFAADLVRMYLRFAESRSWSTQVLSSTDSELGGYKDVQVAVRGSSSDPAEGVFAALKFEGGVHRVQRVPATESQGRIHTSAAGVLVFPEADAPEEIQIDPNEVKVDVFRSSGPGGQSVNTTDSAVRLTHVPTGIVVSMQNEKSQIQNREAAMRVLRSRLLDLQRREREEAESAARHSQVRTLDRSERVRTYNFGENRIVDHRSGYKAYNLDAVLDGALDPVIESLQAMDEAERLAAVGQQSRAEQSEPTERCGARR